accgtcaagacagacgcggacggctgccttgcggaagttgaagacagcgtctctgcggaagagacgtgttgaaCAGTACGGGTTTTCCGGCATACTGATtcaaaatggcccaacgtgtggcaggcgttgcaccgccgGTTCCTTGCTGGACAAGTCTTGTACGTtgcaatatgtttcgtgctgccacaccggtcgcatgcaccacggttcccggaggagccatgtgcgaaatgtcggccctcttggcggcttctcggaagaagtcggccctcttggcggcctcccggactacgtcggccctcttggcggcctcccggactacgtcggccctcttggcggcctcccggactacgtcggccatcttggcggcttcccggactacgtcggccatcgTGGCGGCTccccggactacgtcggccatcgTGGCGGCTCCCCGGAAGAAGTCTGCCATCGTGGCGGCTccccggaagaagtcggccatcttggcccgtcgacggaacgccaagttgagatgcctcgattcttcgtacattttcggagccgaacgcgcggttcgctcgatgcagggcttctaacgagcgtccaatttcttctgccttgtccagggacagggtttcgccatgagccagcaacttttcgcgaacgctgacgttcgctaccccatgtatgatttggtctcggacgcgctcgtcatagcttgtgccgaagttgcactgtaccgccttctccttcaatgcggtcacgaattccaggaatccttctccctcgaactgctttCGGCTGGTGAATTCATGCCGTTCCGCCaggacatttgttgacgcggcgaacagccggtcaagccgctgcaagagtctcggaaactctgacgctggcgggaccgcatcacttgacgttgacgctgcgccggtcgactgccttgctgcttcgcttgaagctgacgctgcgctggttaactgccttgctgcttcctgctcctcgtctgcaaagtacttccgttgtccctcacgcccgagagcgctgacgagcgcggacgctcgtcgcgcgtccgtccagtcgccaccgccggccgcttcgaggtgggcctgaaaaatttttttccagcgataccatggaattaacggggggccgggcacttcaagaaaaacgggaaggttcgccgtaaaagacgccatgcccggtagcgcgcaggagacagtgcagaaaacaagccggagctcgcagcaggaatggggcacggaagaacaagggggcgagtaggcctaggctcggaagcctcgcgacgccaagtgcgtcggcggcgtttgcaggccgtgccgacacgtaaaggacgcttcacttacgaagctcgctggtttcccggggcttcggtcggaaccgctgcgggaatcccatcctcgtcgccaaaaagatgttgtgtcggcagcggcaggcaagcggggggccccgaccgggcgaacgcgcggcaagcgccggcgcaggaaggagacacggagcaaactgctcccgatgaaaaccggaacgaagactcggccgacccgcggccgtttatttcttataaaggcttcacacgctagatgacacctccagattggcccaagctcgtcacatgacagaaggggggtgcgccatctagctaaacaactacaaaacatgCATGTACGATGACACCGAAATCTGACAGGGGGCGGCACTATACTACAgagataaatcggatttgggaggagggaattgtaccggaagaatggaagttggcgaaggttatactaatcccaaagcccggtaaaccgccgagcttggacaacctccgccccatctcactgacgtcatgtgtaggaaaagtggccgagcacgccatccataacagaattgccgagtatatcgagaccaacgaccttttccctcacaacatgataggcttcaggccaggcctctccacccaggacgccatgaagcttatcaagatacaaatcctggaacgctgcactcgggacacgagagccatccttggtttggacttggagaaggcctttgataacatccgtcatgAGTTCATTCTCGATGtcatctccaaactcgacctaggctcgtccttccatgccttcgtcagatctttcttgagcaaacgatgcgccattctcaaggctggagatttggcatcggagaaaatggagctgagcagcaGAGGCACCcctcaggggtcagtcatctcaccgctcCTGTTTAGCActgcaatggtcgacctctcaagtacctaggcaaggtccagggcatcggtcacacgatctacgcagacgacatcactgtctggtgcgcgggtggcagtgacggacaagtcgaagccgctctccaggaagctgtcgacactacagagcgctttctaactgacacgggactccggtgctccccaaagaaatcagagctccttctctacagtccaactagaaagggccgcaagccacagaactggaaaccccccactgaaattgacattaatctctacaccaagtgcggagatcccattcccaaagtcgcgtccattcgaatcttgggaatgacactcgaaggggcgagcacgaatagcatcaccattcacaaactggcaaaaaagacggatagcgtcatcggtctaatcaggcgggtagctaacaggagaggcctgagcgaagagaatctgataaggctagtccacgctttcttgttatgccatttcacatacgtagcggccatgcacgtctggaagacggccgagcgagacaagctaaatgccatgataaggagggggatcaagagcgcgctcggactaccaaactacacacgcaccgaccgactcctgcagttgggtattcataataccctggaagaaattgcagaagcacaagaaagggcacagattctcaggctctccggcaccagggcaggcagacgactcctaacagagatgggcgtccccccggccactgtcgaagacgcctatcagggccttccgaaagagcagaaagatagaatcatcatatcgcccgccccgcgcaatatgcatccccagcgcaacgtagaaagaaggaaggccagggcggtggcactcctacgccgcgcgacagaactccctggcggcagctgcttcgttgacgcggcccagtatggcaacagcaacaatttcacggtagtgtcgatcaaccacaggggttcggccgttaacgccgcttcagtacgaagcacgtcgtcgcgtgcggccgagcaagtggccattgccttggccctcctggacgacaaacattcCAATATCTTCAGTGACTCCAGAGCAGCCATCCGCTCCTTCAGCGTGggcgctgtgtgtaaggaagcctgtcgcatcttcgacggcaaaagcatcgccacccacactctcacgtggttccccgctcacatgggatccatcacgggaggccccacaaacctcaacgagctggcccactccaaggcgcgaggtctcgctttccgcgaccacggAGAACTCCAATGCCGgaccgcagtggtggagaacagagatcaaccgaccacatacaatgaaattgcgcagcacttctatctcggcaggagagactttccctttccacacaagaagttaaatagagcgcagactcagattattgcaaacaggctcgtatcccagcccggctttattctacaagatttatcccgacacctatgccactagttcttgcaggcactgcaatgacatcacTAGCccagaccacatgctctggcgttgcccctcgttacgaggcacagaacaaatcaatgaagacaagtggctctccgctatcaagagccccgatgctggggcgcaactatgggctgtccagagggctcacgatgCAGCAGTCGGGCATGGCCTggctgtcccaacgtgggagcggcccgcagcgcgctgagtcgcgtacctcaggacctttattaaagttttgcatccatccatccatccatccatcactaCCATCCATTATATTGCCAAACTGCAATTGTATCTTATGTCTTCCAGCAGATAGATCCCATGTACACAAAGAAAAATtggtctccaatccacgctgtgaggGCGGCTGgacagtgaagctgtgaacgCCAACTACAACAATTACTCATTGCGATgtagcttgaaattattcacatggTGACCTTCAGATGCACCTTACCTAATTATTAGCTCAAGAGGTTTCAAcagcctgcgacttggcttgcgctaCTACTTCATGCCCTGCATTCATACGCTGCACTTTAGAAGTCCTCACTATAAGTCCCATAGCACACTCGCAACAAAAATAAGTTTCTATGCGGGTTCTTGTTTTACATGcaaaagtgtagttacgtcactgcCTTTCCCCCATCTCGGGGGGCCTGCATTCTGGAGATGGAAATGAGGGACACTAAGAAGCACCGCCGACATGATTAATCAGACATAAAAAATcaccaaaataaaatgaaaactaaCAACCCTTGATAAACATGCACCATATGTAAAAATCCTATAATATAATCTAAACCAATCCCAAACAAAGCTAACAGTTAGTTGCAGCATCTTGCTGACCACGTTAATTCTAGTCCTCGCTGTTCCCAGCAGTCCCAGCCCCTTGGCCTCTCTGGATGTGTCGCTACACAAATGGAGTGTTCTTACTTTCTATCAATGGCTTGCGTTGCCTCAAAGTACGAGCTTGGTGGCATATCATCTATGGTCTACAGGATTGTCGGCCGACGACAATTTTGTAGATGTTATCACCCACGTATCTGCCGGACAATTCGTTGCCTGTCTCTGATGCCTGTGTCCTGGTTGTCGTCAATGATGTAGCAACGAGGCCTAGCAAATTAGGCCTATTGGCAGGTTTGGCCGCTGCTTCTGTCCTGTGCTTTGCTCAAGTAACGAGGCACTCCAGGGACTGTCTTACGTGGTGTTGCTGGTCTGCCTTCTAAGAGGGATTGTTGCAGGAGTCCCCAGAACTACCGTGGGAGGCTGCAGCAAGTTCAAGGAGTCCTGCTCAAATGTTGTCAAGGTAGACCGTCATGCCTCAGGATGCCAACATCACGGCCTCTGGAACCTAACACCCACTGCTCCCATCGCCAGTACAATGCTGGCGAGACAATCTGCTTCAGCCAGAACCGCGCAGACAATGCCAGCTCAGTGCTGCTTTTCGCCCGACCACGGCCCAGGTCACGTGCCTCGTGCCTCCGGAACTTTCTCCTCGTGCGCTCGTACCATTTCAAATGTTttcctctcatcatcatcatttggcACCACATGTCTCTTACACATGACACTGCCTGCTTTGTATGCTACAGTTGCCACTTACAGGCCGCTTATGCTTAtaacagcttatgcaaccgtaatctttactgggaaacaccTGCGGCGAACGCTATATGCAAAGGCGACGAGCTTTGTGGATTTTTGTTTCCCGGCACAGCCAGTGCCACCACTGCCACGGATGCGTGGAGGCAAGAGTCACCTGCTGGTTGCCGCCGCTTACGATATTTACGGGTTATTCCGAATCAAGCCTAGTATGGTAGTAGGTTAGAGCCGTTGCTTCGTTGGGTGCTGCCATATTTTTCGATGCAAAGCTTTTGGGACAGCTTTTGGGGCTCCTGCTAAAttagtgaaatagcgtgcccgactcaaaacccaaacgcagtttgcatcTTGCGCATCCGCAGTAGCTTCGAAGGTTACTTTTTTGGCGCCCCAAAAAATTcagggcccctattctaaaacttttTCATCAGCAACATTATCTGTGGTGGATGGTCCCCTAAGCTATGCAAGGCTTCGGCCTCCTTAATTTTTATATGTTTTTTTTCACTTGCTGCTTGATTGAGCCCCTTTCTCATAAACAAATATCAGACAACTACGCAGTTTAGTCCCGTGTAATGCTTGGTAGCCAGTTTGTGGCATGATGCTGCCTTTAGTACATAAGCTGCTTACGATATTTGAATGCATGCATAATGTGCTAAGCATACACTAGCCAACTTAATTTGACAGCATGATTGAAGTTGTACAGCGACTGACAGCTACAGAATACAGAAGCTCTCCAAAATATCATTCCTTGGAAACGTCAGTTGGCACTTCCACTTCAGTACTGCCTGTCCTTGGCACATCACAGGCATCCCATGCATATGGGAGAACCCACTTTCTTGTCCCACTGCCTGCAAGATAGTACACAAGGTGACTATTGCTGCGTTGCCCTGTGTAGTCAGCATATGTTCCACGGCCACTTCTGCTGCATTCAGTGAACTGTGGCATTAGACCCTCCTGTCGAGCCCCATTTCGCTGCAGGACCTCCTCTGCAGTGCCCACACACAATGAAATTGTCCTGTAGAACACTGCCAGCCCAGGATAGCATGCTCCCGACTGGCAAATTGATCCGACTGGCATGTTGGCACGCTGTAAAGGTACACTTTTTCTGGGAATGATATCGTACCTCAAACTGCATTGAGGCAGGCACAAAACACCATCgctgagctttcttttttcttttttgacgacaTCCTTAATAATTAGGGCGTGCTAACACAAGGCAGCTTTGCAAAACTATGCGGAACGATAACCTATGAATGTGTCGCAGTGAGATTATCGCCTCTAGAGCCGGTGAGAAGAAGATGGCTCACATTCAAGCAGCACGAGGGATGAACATGATGgcgcgctcgacctgagcggcgACAATATCAGCCACTCCCAAGATCCCATGgtaccatggctggctggcctaaaTAAACCAATTCTGAGAAGCGGCTATCTCTTATCACCACCTCTCACGAATTGGTGACACTGGACGACCGAGCCCACGATGCCGGTATCAATGCACCGACTATACCAAGGCGAGAGTGATGTGGCCTCGCGCGGTCTGGCAGATGTCCCGCAGTTGTAGGGTGTCCGAGAATTCCACATCGACATGCTGGACATTTGGTTCATCCAGCTGGGCAGCCACTTCCGgatcaacaaggttccaggctccggctgcgttTCAGGCTCTGACTGCCAGCCCCTGGCCCCGACTTCTGTGAGGACTTGCGAGCAGCTGTTCTTGCTCACTAAGCCCCCCTCGAGCACTCTGTCACAACAGCTCTCACCATTTGAACTGTCACGTCATTCCGCGTCTCATCATCCCACATCGCTTGCGTGCACCCATGCCAATTATCAGCACGCGCCGGccccagcatcaaacctctactCTGTCCGTAAGCCTCTTCCCCATCTCGAAGGCAGCTGCACGATGACTTTTTCCAAGGAAttcactctgccaaaagcaagcaCATCTACTCTACGGCCCACTgctctccttccttggacgttTCTGCAAACTGTTCGCTCTCCATTCGGGGGCACATCACTCATCACCGATTCAGAGGTTCTGTTCTCCCACCGGCTCCACTAGGCGCAAATTTCCCTCGCACAGGCCCGGCGtcgccacaagcacaaccttaGCGATGCCTTCAGCGACCATCGCAAACCTGATGCTATCAGCATTTGAGATTTCACCACAAGTAGCAGCAGGCGAGCCTCCGATGTTAAGTGCTGGcaccttccgcggatgcatggcGTACCAAAGTTCTGCAGCAGCAGCTCTGCCATCTCGTTTCTTCAGCTCAAGAATTACTTCTGTGTCAACAAcgtgagtgaccaacacttgcgctatctcaACGAAAGTCCTGAGCTGCCAGACGGTCTACTTTTGAAGTTCCGACCTCTACCAGGCGCAGGCATCTATGAGAACCTGTGGTAGGTTGTGATTTCGCACAATGGCATCACTGTTGCTGTACCTCGCTCACAACCTATGCTGCTGGTGTGGCATGACACATCTCTCTTGGATTGTGTGAACCCGACACTACCAATGACGACAGAATATGCTTTCCATACCCCTCTGACAAAAGCCTTGGCAAATTACGCATCAAATGAGTAGTGGCCAGACTGACCCCACCATCTCAAGACCAAGGTCTTGATGGTCGTCGCAATACGCCACCCTGCATAATTGTACCTGCAGCTGAAATGGTGACGCAGCCATAGACGCCGACAAGTGGTATGGAGGGCTTGAGCCCTAGCTCCCCCTCTCCCTCCGGAGATTAGCGATGGGGTCAGGGGCATCATGTCTTCTTTTGTATGGTTTTGGACAAATTGACTGAAGAACTACAGTTACCTAAAAGTTGAAAGAACAGCACAGGCTTCAATTGCCATGGCTACATAGATTTGCCTTGCACCAAGAAAGGAGAAGAATGACAACACCAAAAGCTTTAGTTCCAGTTCACCATCAGGGATTCTAAGTGGAAACGGCAGCTCTCCGAAAGTCTACTGTTACCAAGTCTGTGCGAAATCATACGAATGGCCACTTGATAAGTGAAGATGTTTCTTTCATGTAAATTCTCTTTTAAGACTTTGAACTCTTTATTGAAACATCAACTATGAACTTAACTGTAAGAATAAGCCCAGCAGAATCTACACATCATCTTTACAAATATAAGCAAAATGTTTACAGGAACATGAACGGACTCTGAGCTCCATAATAAAATACACAGCATTAAACCCATCTCGAGTGAATGGCGGAGTTCCAGACACTGGGAATAGTTCCATGAGGTGGTCTTGTGCAATCCGGGAattggccacacacacacacttaaccCGCAGCCACTTCTTAAGAAAGGGGGACCCACCGATCTGTGAAGAGTGCTTGGGCAGCTTATCATCGATACATTCTGGTGAGTTTTTGCCACAGTCTTTACGGGAAGCCTTCCTTTCTCACTTGGGTCTCGTTTGCCACTGTGGCAATGCAGCCTGTTGCGAAGCAGTTCCGGCACTTCTTCCAACACCAACTATAGGAATCACAACCGTCGCGGGACAAAAAATGGAGTGCGTCATTGACATCCGGAATCAATGTGGCCATCAAAACTGCAAACTCAACAAGCGACAGCTGCATATTCCATCAATGATCGAGGTTGCTCCTCTTCTGCTCACTGAAAGGTATGCGAACATTGTTGCTGGAAGTTACCTGTAAGGCCACTAGGGATTGGATGTTTACAGTGTGGCTGTCagagaaagatgaaaatttttgcGAATGAACTCGATGGCCTGTGTGCCCGCGAGCACGTCCCAGAACATGGCCCAGGCCCTCCTCTCTCAGTGCACTTGACAATAGAGTGCACGCAAAGACAGACGGTTCGAGAAGGCTCTGTGGAGGACGCAAGGGGGCGAGAGAAGCAACTTAGCGCTCGCTGCAGTGCCTACTCTCTTTCTCAGTGCTGCCATCCATTGCTAGAATTTTCGGGCCACGTTATATAAAAGCCTGCTAGGTGTGCTGCATGTTGCTATTTGGTTTCTAGGTTAGACTTCAAAGCAGCAAAGTAGACAACCTTGGCTTATGGGAAGTCGTCAGGTGTGAGCTTTGAGCTGAAATGTTAAGTCTTGCATCAGCTTTCGTAGCCGAGTGCGAAGCTTTTGTTACTTTGGTGTTTgtattactgtactgtactgcTTTTGAAGTGCTATACAAATCAAGTTCTTCCATTTCTCTGTGTGTTGTCCGTCCATCGTCTGCAAGTCTGTCGGTGACATGTacgaaatgaagaaagaaaaatcttgAACTTAACTCGACCTATTTGTTCTTTGTACGTACAGACTGTAACACTGTTAGCACAAACAAACGATTGGCATGCTTTGttgtttttacagtgaagctgcttACCTCTGGCCACTGTATGAACGAGCCGTGTGTGCGCTCTCCTtgggggtgaggggaggggggcagggtGTATTCGGGCTGGCTAACGTCTGCTTAGTGAAAAAAAATgccttgcggcaaagccaactttaTCGCGAATGCTCTGTGGAAAACGTAACTTTTTTGAAATCAAAACTATCCCCAATAAGACAATTGGCCGCTAAGATGAGTATCATTACGCCAAGCTTCCTTTACTTTTCATGATAGgatagttcacagtgaagttgtaaaagttgtggaattctcatctgctgtcaatacatttatttattatttatttatttgtttatacatactgcagcccctggtGGGGCTATAGCAGGATGGATAATACACtataatacaagaaagaaatacaataggcaacaaagaaagaaagtttagGCGCAATGTTGAGGGAGCACAGACAAGAATTCATTTAATGGGAGAGAACGGTTGGTTCCTGGTAGCGAATtccatgtttcaattgttttaggGAAAAAGCTATACTGAAAAGTATTAGTGCGTGCAAAAaatggtgtaatgttaagcgcgtGATGTCTCCTACTAGAACAAATTcttgcaaaggtgatatattcaTTACTGGAGAGGCGACAAGATGAATGAATAATGCCacgaaaaaattttaaagaattagCGTGTCGCTGCTTGGCGAGAGGTGTTAGGTTGAGTGAGGACATGACTGACGATGGTGAGAACTGGTGGTCATAACGTCGGTAGACAAATCTAATGACTTTCCTTTGGATGGCCTCAACTCTGTCTATTTCGTACTGCTTGTAGGGATTCCAAACGATACTACCATACTCAAGTATAGGGCGAACAATAGTTTTATATAACAGTAATTTAGTGTCGTGCAGAGAATTAGACAGGATACGACGTAAATAACCGAGTTTTTGTAGAGCTTTAGTCGTAATGGAATCAATGTGCTTTGACCAGGACAGGTTAATGGTGAACGTgagaccaagatatttatattcagaaACGCGTTGACTTAAATTAACATTAAATTTGTAGCTGAAAAAGAACGGCCTAGCTTTATTAGAGAAGGACATAACGACAGTCTTACGGaagttaatattcatttgccatgtttcacaccatttgGAAAATCTGATGAATGATTCAGTAAGGCGAACATGCTCAAAGGGAgataaaatgatgtcatacaatACGCAATCGTCTGCATACATTCGGATTTTAGATGATATCTCgctaggtaaatcattaatatatagtaagaaaagtagaggaccgaggaccgatccttgagggacacctgatGACACATCCACCACCGAGGAATTGATCGAGTTAAAGCTTACGAATTGAGAGCGGTGAGACAAAAAGTTTTCTATCCAGTTCACTAATTGAGGGTTgatacatgggcttctacgggagggcAATGGACAGCCCCCTGTTTGTCTGCTAGGATAAAACTCTAGTCCACCCAAGTTTCGTTAAGCTGATTATTAAGGAGCATGTGCAATCACAAATTTGCAAATAAACTTGTTTTGTTTGGTGCACTTCCTTGGAGTGTGCTTTAAGGCCCAAACATGGTCAATCCACCCGCCCGTTCTGCCCTCGTTCACTTACGTGAGCGTGGCTCTCTAGTGGAGAGGGACGAGCGGTCGCAACTTTCCCGTCCGCACGCCTGCTCATCTCTCACTGGCTGGTCTGGGGCGGACGGTGTCGGATGAtgtcacagcaaacatggcgcttgCTCGAAGCGAAGTGAAGCGGGGACGCAAGTCCTAAGCTATAGCCGCATCAGAAGCAGTCTATTTTTCTCCTCCTTATTATTTTTGCTAGAGTTATCTGGCACTCATGGAGATAGTCACCGAAGGCAGCAAGCCGGTGCCCCCTTCCAGGCCTCGTCTGTGCGTGCAATTGCCAAAAGAAACAGACGGAGTGCAGgaagtgtgttgtgtttacgagagcgtcggCAGAAATACTTGAAGCCGCCGACTTCGTGatattgacacctgtacttatctttatctagcgaccacgtttcgctgcctaacaaatgttatcgcacagagcaggacgcgcctgcatgtaaaagaaatttctaggatgttatcgatggttccgtccactgtctttcaccgcaacttgtgtaatctgattgcgtgtatgcacgacgcgaatagtgtagaactttggggaagacacgtgggtcccagcggttaatctggaacattcgatgactgatctatataagccgacgcgctttacccgctgatcagattttcgacgatcaccgactgtgttcgccgctatcgttgtgctataagtgtagcctgtttttgtgggcacaggttcacccaataaaagttggttttgtctttcacagtatttctactgtgttcttcaacgtcaccaccacgtgacatctagtggaggtgcttttcgttcatgtaccggatgcccctgacaagccgtgatccaagcccggaccgcaaagagaacaccaacgtcgccaagaaccagcaaggtagccgcaggctgcaaggactgcccccggagcgcggacttttgcctgagacgaccaagaagatcgccaccaagtccaccccaatggcagccccggcgtcccccatcgtgctgcagcagcccagggagcctccgacgttccgcggttcaacgttcgaggacccggaaagttggcttgagacatacgagagggtcgctgcttttaacaactggaacagcgatgacaaactgcgacatgtcttcttcgcattggaagacgctgccaggacgtggttcgagaaccgagaagccaccttaacgacctgggagctgttccgaagcggcttcctgcagacattcgcaagcgtcgtacgctgAGAACGAGCTCAAGCGctgttagaaacccgggtgcagctacctaatgaaacaaccgtgatctttacagaagaaatgagccgcctattccgccacgccgacccggaaatgtccaaagagaagaaagtccgtctactgatgcgtggtgtaaaggaggaacttttcgccggaatggtacgaagcccaccgaagaccgtcgacgagtttcttcacgaggccactagcatcgagaacactggaaatgcggaaccggcaattcaaccgccacacgaactcgacaaactacgccggagttgcgtcactgaccaccgacgacctgcgcgagactatccgagtggtcatacgggaggaactacagaagctgttgccttcatcgcagcctcaagtggctttgattgccgacgccgtacgtgaggagctccagcaACAACTCGGAGTACGCCCTGCATCACCACAGCCTCaaccgcacctaaccgccgatgtcgcccgttacgtcaggacatgccgagagtgtcagcgacgcaaaacaccaccgacaaggccagcgggattgctgcagccgatcaagcctccttaccgacctttttagcagatcgggatggacttgctgggaccgtttccgacatcaacttccggaaaaaagtggatcgtcgtggcgacagactatctcacccgcttcgctgaaactaaagctctaccgaaaggcagcgcagccgaagtggcgaaatttttcgtcgagaacatcctgctgcgacatggtgctccagaagtcctcatcagcgacagaggaacggcctttacagcggagctcacccaagccactctgaaatacagtcagacaaggcacaggaggacaacggcctaccacccgcagacgaatggtcttacggagcggctagccgacatgctagcgatgtacgtcgacgtcgaacacaagacatgggatgccatcctgccgtacgcaacattc
The sequence above is a segment of the Dermacentor variabilis isolate Ectoservices chromosome 7, ASM5094787v1, whole genome shotgun sequence genome. Coding sequences within it:
- the LOC142587344 gene encoding uncharacterized protein LOC142587344 gives rise to the protein MYEESRHLNLAFRRRAKMADFFRGAATMADFFRGAATMADVVRGAATMADVVREAAKMADVVREAAKRADVVREAAKRADVVREAAKRADFFREAAKRADISHMAPPGTVVHATGVAARNILQRTRLVQQGTGGATPATRWAILNQYAGKPVLFNTSLPQRRCLQLPQGSRPRLS